The Yersinia intermedia genome window below encodes:
- the eutP gene encoding EutP/PduV family microcompartment system protein translates to MMRTIFVGAVGAGKTTLFNALRGDYSLARKTQAIEFNDEGDIDTPGEYFSHPRLYHALINTLVECELLIYVHAANDPECRIPTGLLDIYSHLKRVAVISKADLPDADVAGVKQMLAEVGFKPPMFVVNSNSSTSLEAFKAFLTEQYGQDKRVK, encoded by the coding sequence ATGATGCGCACTATTTTTGTTGGTGCCGTTGGTGCCGGAAAAACAACGTTATTTAATGCGTTACGGGGAGATTACTCTCTGGCGAGAAAAACGCAGGCCATTGAGTTTAACGACGAGGGCGATATTGATACCCCCGGAGAATATTTTAGTCACCCACGCTTATATCACGCGTTAATTAATACGTTGGTCGAGTGCGAATTGTTGATTTATGTTCACGCTGCCAACGATCCTGAATGCCGCATTCCAACAGGCTTGCTGGATATCTATTCCCACTTGAAGCGCGTTGCCGTAATCAGCAAAGCCGATTTACCCGACGCAGATGTGGCAGGTGTAAAACAAATGCTGGCAGAGGTCGGATTCAAGCCTCCGATGTTCGTGGTGAACAGTAACTCGAGCACCAGCCTGGAAGCGTTTAAGGCGTTTTTGACTGAACAATACGGTCAGGACAAAAGGGTTAAATGA
- a CDS encoding GntR family transcriptional regulator yields MIYKSIADRLRIRLNSADYNIGSPLPAEVRLAEEFGVSRMTIRKAIDLLVGWGLVERRHGSGTYIAKKDVHHETTNLTGFIEVMRNQGKEVVSDVLEFTIMPAPPAIASQLRIKIDERIYYSRRVRSVDGKPLMVEDSYMPAKLYRNLSVAHLEGSKFSYIEDECHIIVCGNYESLTPVLADKKMAKLLNVDELTPILRITSLSYSDSGDFVNYSVMFRNASEYQVDYHLRREHVKVGVVE; encoded by the coding sequence GTGATCTACAAATCCATAGCCGACAGACTACGTATCCGACTCAATTCTGCCGATTACAATATCGGCAGCCCATTGCCTGCGGAGGTTCGCTTGGCGGAAGAGTTTGGCGTCTCCCGCATGACCATTCGCAAGGCGATAGATTTGCTGGTGGGATGGGGATTGGTGGAGCGCCGCCACGGTAGCGGTACTTATATCGCGAAGAAAGATGTACATCATGAAACCACCAACCTGACCGGATTTATCGAGGTGATGCGCAATCAGGGTAAGGAAGTGGTAAGTGATGTGTTGGAGTTTACTATTATGCCCGCACCACCCGCTATCGCCAGCCAGTTGCGCATTAAGATTGATGAACGGATCTACTACTCGCGCCGAGTTCGTTCGGTCGATGGCAAACCTCTGATGGTAGAAGACAGCTACATGCCAGCGAAGCTCTATCGCAATTTGTCCGTTGCCCACCTTGAGGGGTCAAAATTCAGCTATATCGAAGATGAATGCCACATCATCGTGTGTGGTAATTATGAGAGCCTCACACCTGTACTTGCCGATAAAAAGATGGCGAAGCTGCTGAATGTCGATGAGTTGACACCTATTTTGCGCATCACCTCGCTGTCATACAGCGACAGTGGCGATTTCGTGAATTACTCCGTAATGTTCAGAAATGCCAGCGAGTACCAGGTGGATTACCATTTACGGCGGGAGCATGTGAAAGTAGGCGTTGTTGAATAA
- the eutS gene encoding ethanolamine utilization microcompartment protein EutS, with the protein MEKERIIQEFVPGKQVTLAHIIAHPGEDLAKKIGVPGAEAIGIMTLTPGETAMIAGDLATKAANVQIGFLDRFTGALVVYGSVGAVEESLQQTVTGLGNLLNYAVCSLTRS; encoded by the coding sequence ATGGAAAAGGAACGGATTATTCAAGAGTTTGTTCCCGGTAAACAGGTGACTCTGGCTCATATCATCGCGCATCCTGGCGAGGATTTAGCGAAGAAGATCGGAGTTCCCGGTGCAGAAGCTATTGGCATCATGACGCTAACGCCAGGCGAAACTGCCATGATTGCTGGCGATTTGGCAACAAAAGCGGCGAATGTGCAAATTGGTTTTCTCGACCGTTTTACCGGTGCGTTAGTGGTGTATGGCTCAGTAGGCGCTGTTGAAGAGTCATTACAACAAACGGTCACAGGATTGGGAAATTTGCTCAACTATGCCGTGTGTTCGTTAACCCGGAGCTAA
- a CDS encoding helix-turn-helix transcriptional regulator has translation MHSCFKKSEEIIETLRDYIDRKLIDYDRPRYTYMVINKKDPVDIFIVTSYPNEWADIYTTHNYQLIDPVVLTAFRRFSPFSWDENITVLSELKLSKIFALSKKYNIVNGFTFVLHDTMNNLAMLSLIMDDDVQKEVEGRVVNDRDRLQMVLIETHEKMLTLSQNKINVLGLKGTGISSKTLLSPRENEVLHWASMGKTYQEIALITGITSRTVKYHIGNVVKKLGVINAKQAIRLGVELELIKPVLA, from the coding sequence ATGCATTCTTGTTTCAAGAAGAGTGAAGAAATAATCGAGACACTACGTGATTATATTGATAGAAAACTCATCGACTATGATCGTCCAAGGTATACTTATATGGTGATCAATAAAAAGGACCCCGTCGATATTTTTATTGTCACTAGCTATCCGAACGAATGGGCTGATATTTACACCACCCATAACTACCAGCTTATAGACCCCGTAGTGCTGACCGCTTTCAGGCGATTCTCACCGTTTTCTTGGGATGAAAATATCACTGTCCTTTCCGAACTGAAATTATCCAAGATTTTTGCTCTCTCCAAAAAATATAATATCGTTAATGGTTTTACCTTTGTCCTTCACGATACGATGAATAATCTGGCGATGCTGTCACTTATCATGGACGATGATGTCCAGAAAGAGGTGGAAGGCAGAGTAGTGAATGACAGAGATCGGTTACAGATGGTTTTGATTGAAACCCATGAAAAGATGCTCACGCTAAGTCAAAATAAGATTAATGTTCTGGGCCTCAAGGGGACAGGTATATCCAGTAAAACCCTTTTATCTCCACGAGAAAATGAAGTACTTCATTGGGCCAGTATGGGTAAAACGTATCAGGAAATTGCGCTGATCACAGGCATTACATCCCGAACGGTGAAATATCATATAGGAAATGTGGTGAAAAAGCTGGGTGTGATCAACGCCAAACAGGCCATCAGGCTTGGCGTTGAACTGGAACTGATTAAGCCGGTTCTGGCATGA
- the eutQ gene encoding ethanolamine utilization acetate kinase EutQ — translation MKKLITANDIRTAQAQGQKSIDIVLADYIVTPEARVVAEQLDVKIIEQLTAEPSAPTAADVQVTAAENDNTIAERQRIREHILAQLPEGSVTETLLSQLIERVQQEQRAQNQSVAPPNTTQPSFRSVTGKGGIKVVDGSSVMFGRFDGAKEHQVGLTDLITAQDGSSMAAGFMQWENGFFPWTLNYDEIDMILEGELHIRHQGETLVGKAGDVMFIPRGSSIEFGTTSHVRFLYVAWPANWQEC, via the coding sequence ATGAAAAAACTGATCACGGCGAATGACATTCGCACCGCACAAGCTCAAGGCCAAAAGAGTATTGATATCGTGTTGGCCGATTACATCGTGACGCCAGAGGCGCGAGTGGTTGCAGAGCAACTGGACGTCAAAATTATCGAGCAACTAACCGCCGAACCTTCAGCACCAACTGCTGCCGATGTTCAGGTAACCGCAGCGGAAAATGACAACACAATCGCTGAACGTCAGCGTATTCGTGAGCATATCTTGGCGCAGTTACCTGAAGGCAGCGTGACTGAAACGTTGTTATCCCAACTTATCGAAAGAGTGCAGCAGGAGCAGCGCGCGCAGAACCAGTCTGTTGCGCCGCCAAATACTACTCAGCCAAGTTTTCGCTCGGTTACGGGCAAAGGTGGCATCAAAGTGGTTGATGGATCTTCCGTAATGTTTGGTCGTTTTGACGGTGCGAAAGAGCATCAGGTGGGGCTTACTGATCTGATCACCGCTCAAGACGGCAGCAGCATGGCGGCAGGGTTTATGCAGTGGGAAAACGGTTTTTTCCCTTGGACGCTGAACTACGACGAAATTGACATGATTTTGGAAGGCGAACTGCACATCCGCCATCAAGGTGAAACGCTGGTGGGCAAAGCGGGCGATGTGATGTTTATCCCGCGCGGTTCCAGCATTGAATTCGGTACGACCAGCCATGTGCGCTTTTTATACGTGGCATGGCCCGCTAACTGGCAGGAATGCTAA
- a CDS encoding acyl-homoserine-lactone synthase, which produces MLEIFDVKYDELTDIRSEDLYKLRKKTFKDRLNWAVNCSNGMEFDEYDNPDTRYLLGIYQGQLICSVRFIDLHLPNMITHTFTTLFEDIALPGKGYIESSRFFVDKTRAKLLFGGTFPISYVFFLSIINYSRHHGYTGIYTIVSRAMLTILKRSGWQVEVIKEAYVTENEPIYLLCLPTDQYNQTQLLRQVNQRLQDSDSILSAWPMALPVMPEPA; this is translated from the coding sequence ATGTTAGAAATTTTTGATGTCAAATATGATGAGTTGACTGATATACGGTCTGAGGACCTGTATAAACTGAGGAAAAAAACATTTAAGGATCGCCTTAACTGGGCGGTAAATTGCAGCAATGGAATGGAGTTTGATGAATATGATAATCCAGATACGCGTTATCTCCTGGGTATTTATCAAGGTCAATTAATTTGTAGTGTTCGTTTTATCGATCTCCATTTACCCAATATGATCACGCATACTTTCACCACCCTCTTCGAGGATATCGCGTTACCCGGAAAGGGTTATATTGAGTCGAGCCGTTTCTTCGTTGATAAAACCCGCGCAAAACTGCTTTTTGGGGGGACTTTTCCCATCAGTTATGTGTTCTTTCTGTCGATTATAAATTACTCCAGACATCATGGATACACGGGTATTTATACTATCGTCAGCCGGGCTATGTTGACCATACTTAAACGTTCAGGCTGGCAGGTTGAGGTGATTAAAGAAGCGTATGTCACCGAAAATGAACCTATCTATCTGCTCTGTCTTCCGACAGATCAATATAACCAGACACAACTGCTTCGACAGGTTAACCAAAGGTTACAAGATTCAGACTCAATATTGAGTGCATGGCCTATGGCGCTGCCCGTCATGCCAGAACCGGCTTAA